The sequence TCGCACCAGCGAATGGGCCGGCATGGCGATATTCTGCGCGAGCACGCCATCAACACTGCCGCCGAGACCGGTGTGGAGATGGGCATCGGTGGTTGCGCCGCCGGTGTGATCACGAAGGAAGTTGGGCGACACGCGATCGCCGACCTGCCAGCCGACGACATCCGCACCGACCTCGACAATCTCACCGGCACAGTCCGAGAGCGCGATGACCGGCCGAGTGTCGTTCCGCGGATAGCCTCCCTTGGCGATGATCGTGTCGCGGTAGTTCAGCGAACACGCCTTGACGGCGATCACGACCTCGCCAGCCTTGGGCGTTGGATCAGGGAGTTCGGTGCGGACGATTGCGTCAGAGATGCCGGCGTCGGATTGGATTTGGTAAGCGTGCACGGGCGAAGCCTTTGTTCGAGTTACATCGAACATAGGCCGGCCGGCACGTCCGGGTCAACGCGCTAAGCTGTCGCCGTGCCCCGCGCGCTGGAACATCCTGAACTTGCGGACGTATCGATCGAGCAGGTGTTGGCCGCGCTCGCCGATCCGGTGCGCCTCGAGATCGTCCGCATGCTCGCCACCGCCGACGAGCCGCTGGCCTGCGGAACGGTGACCGACAACATCCCCAAAAGCACCGCAAGTCATCACTGGAAGGTCTTGCGTAAGGCGGGTGTCATCCGCCAGACATCCAGCGGCACCAGTCGGCTCAACGCCCTGCGCCGCCGCGAACTCAACGCAACCTTTCCCGGCCTGCTCAATGCTGTGCTGCGGAGTCGATGATATTCGGTAGAATGCGTATTCCACGCGGATCGTGGCCCCGAGGCCGCATCC comes from Planctomycetota bacterium and encodes:
- a CDS encoding helix-turn-helix domain-containing protein, yielding MPRALEHPELADVSIEQVLAALADPVRLEIVRMLATADEPLACGTVTDNIPKSTASHHWKVLRKAGVIRQTSSGTSRLNALRRRELNATFPGLLNAVLRSR